A genomic window from Betta splendens chromosome 17, fBetSpl5.4, whole genome shotgun sequence includes:
- the impa1 gene encoding inositol monophosphatase 1 isoform X2 yields MTKSSTVDLVTQTDQKVENLIIQSVKQKFPTHRFIGEESVAAGEACDLTDAPTWIIDPIDGTTNFVHAFPFVAVSIGFSVNKQMEFGVVYSCLEDKMFTARRGKGAFCNGTPLQVSAQNDIKQSIIATEFGSSRDPEAVDYIFSSLRDILCIPVHGVRSAGTAAINMCLVASGCVEAYYEIGIHVWDVAAGSIIVSEAGGILTDVDGRAVDLMSRRIVAANNRTIAERIVKEIRPFNPPRDDAPPQQ; encoded by the exons ATGACAAAGAGCTCAACGGTTGATCTTGTGACGCAAACGGACCAAAAGGTGGAAAATCTCATCATCCAATCAGTGAAGCAGAAATTTCCCACCCACAG GTTTATAGGGGAGGAGTCGgtggctgcaggtgaagctTGTGATCTCACCGACGCTCCTACCTGGATCATTGACCCCATTGATGGAACCACCAACTTTGTTCATGC ATTCccttttgttgctgtttccaTTGGATTTTCAGTGAACAAACAG ATGGAGTTTGGTGTCGTCTACAGTTGCCTTGAAGACAAGATGTTCACAGCCAGACGTGGAAAAGGAGCCTTCTGTAACGGAACCCCACTGCAGGTGTCTGCTCAGAACG ACATCAAGCAGTCCATCATCGCCACAGAGTTTGGATCCAGCAGAGACCCCGAAGCTGTTGACTACATTTTCTCCAGCCTAAGGGACATACTGTGCATTCCTGTCCATGG TGTACGCAGTGCTGGAACTGCAGCCATTAACATGTGTCTGGTGGCGTCTGGCTGTGTTGAAGCATATTATGAGATTGGGATCCATGTTTGGGACGTTGCTGCCGGTTCGATAATAGTCTCAGAGGCTGGAGGAATCCTCACTGATGTggatg GACGAGCTGTAGACCTGATGTCCCGAAGAATCGTCGCTGCCAATAACAGAACCATCGCAGAGAGAATCGTCAAAGAGATCAGACCTTTCAATCCTCCCAGAGACGATGCTCCACCACAACAGTGA
- the impa1 gene encoding inositol monophosphatase 1 isoform X1, which produces MADIWQVALDHAVAIARQAGGVVHEALQYDRTVMTKSSTVDLVTQTDQKVENLIIQSVKQKFPTHRFIGEESVAAGEACDLTDAPTWIIDPIDGTTNFVHAFPFVAVSIGFSVNKQMEFGVVYSCLEDKMFTARRGKGAFCNGTPLQVSAQNDIKQSIIATEFGSSRDPEAVDYIFSSLRDILCIPVHGVRSAGTAAINMCLVASGCVEAYYEIGIHVWDVAAGSIIVSEAGGILTDVDGRAVDLMSRRIVAANNRTIAERIVKEIRPFNPPRDDAPPQQ; this is translated from the exons ATGGCGGACATCTGGCAGGTTGCATTGGACCACGCTGTAGCCATCGCACGACAAGCTGGAGGT GTggtacatgaagctctgcaatATGACAGGACAGTAATGACAAAGAGCTCAACGGTTGATCTTGTGACGCAAACGGACCAAAAGGTGGAAAATCTCATCATCCAATCAGTGAAGCAGAAATTTCCCACCCACAG GTTTATAGGGGAGGAGTCGgtggctgcaggtgaagctTGTGATCTCACCGACGCTCCTACCTGGATCATTGACCCCATTGATGGAACCACCAACTTTGTTCATGC ATTCccttttgttgctgtttccaTTGGATTTTCAGTGAACAAACAG ATGGAGTTTGGTGTCGTCTACAGTTGCCTTGAAGACAAGATGTTCACAGCCAGACGTGGAAAAGGAGCCTTCTGTAACGGAACCCCACTGCAGGTGTCTGCTCAGAACG ACATCAAGCAGTCCATCATCGCCACAGAGTTTGGATCCAGCAGAGACCCCGAAGCTGTTGACTACATTTTCTCCAGCCTAAGGGACATACTGTGCATTCCTGTCCATGG TGTACGCAGTGCTGGAACTGCAGCCATTAACATGTGTCTGGTGGCGTCTGGCTGTGTTGAAGCATATTATGAGATTGGGATCCATGTTTGGGACGTTGCTGCCGGTTCGATAATAGTCTCAGAGGCTGGAGGAATCCTCACTGATGTggatg GACGAGCTGTAGACCTGATGTCCCGAAGAATCGTCGCTGCCAATAACAGAACCATCGCAGAGAGAATCGTCAAAGAGATCAGACCTTTCAATCCTCCCAGAGACGATGCTCCACCACAACAGTGA